The Desulfovibrio piger DNA segment GGGCGAGAAGGGGATCTGCTCGAAGGTCACACCGGCCTCGCTGAGCATGGCCAGTCCCAGCTCGTCGGGATAATGCTCGCTGTACCAGATATGTTTGATGCCGCAATTGATGAGCATCTTGCTGCACATGGCGCAGGGGAAGGTGGTGCAGTACAGCTCCGCCCCGGCGATGCTCACGCCGTGCACGGCGGCCTGGATGATGACGTTCTGTTCGGCGTGCAGGCCGCGGCAGATCTCGTGACGCTGCCCGGAAGGGATGCCCATCTGTTCGCGCAGGCAGCCCGTCTCCAGACAATGGCGCACGCCGGAGGGCGCACCGTTGTAACCGGTGGCCAGGATGTGCCTGTCCTTGACGGCGATGGCGCCCACCTTG contains these protein-coding regions:
- a CDS encoding deoxycytidylate deaminase produces the protein MQRMPWPDYFMSITYLVRERSTCLRRKVGAIAVKDRHILATGYNGAPSGVRHCLETGCLREQMGIPSGQRHEICRGLHAEQNVIIQAAVHGVSIAGAELYCTTFPCAMCSKMLINCGIKHIWYSEHYPDELGLAMLSEAGVTFEQIPFSPDMLKGPQHV